One region of Populus trichocarpa isolate Nisqually-1 chromosome 4, P.trichocarpa_v4.1, whole genome shotgun sequence genomic DNA includes:
- the LOC7470393 gene encoding actin-depolymerizing factor 5, with product MAMAFKMATTGMWVTDECKNSFHEMKWRKVHRYIVFKIDEKSRLVTVDKVGGPGEGYDDLAASLPDDDCRYAVFDFDFVTVDNCRKSKIFFIAWAPTASRIRAKMLYATSKDGLRRVLEGVHYELQATDPTEMGFDLIRDRAK from the exons ATGGCAATGGCTTTCAAGATG GCAACGACAGGCATGTGGGTAACTGATGAATGCAAGAACTCATTCCATGAAATGAAATGGAGAAAAGTTCATAGGTACATAGTGTTCAAGATTGATGAGAAGTCGAGATTGGTAACTGTGGACAAGGTTGGTGGCCCTGGTGAAGGCTATGACGATCTTGCTGCTTCATTGCCAGATGATGATTGCAGATATGCTGTGTTCGATTTCGATTTTGTCACTGTTGACAATTGCCGGAAGAGCAAGATCTTCTTCATCGCATG GGCTCCAACAGCATCGAGAATCAGAGCAAAAATGCTTTATGCAACCTCCAAAGATGGACTGAGGAGAGTTCTTGAAGGCGTCCACTATGAACTCCAAGCAACCGACCCAACTGAGATGGGATTTGATTTGATAAGGGACCGAGCCAAGTAA